One Dysidea avara chromosome 7, odDysAvar1.4, whole genome shotgun sequence genomic region harbors:
- the LOC136260024 gene encoding xylosyl- and glucuronyltransferase LARGE2s-like, with the protein MKRRVFARRRQLVTFLLICGLLLSLWYIFGSAHHIEQLDRVVSDSKQTRLSSPGKLHTAASNNNVSNQSRIYNYFDLPLTTDSCQVIHIAIVVAGYNTSRDVVVLIKSILFYRRSPLHFHFITDQIARHILNTLFHSWQLPSVNTSYYKVDDYAARVTMIDNAHYSGVYGLMKLVLPEALPVSLSQVIVLDTDLTFTTDVTLLWRIMSKMKGLSKLLGLVENQSDWYLGTLWRNYKVWPAIGRGFNTGVMLMDLTGLRSINWYHTWNSIAMRVLKVKQSTPLADQDIINAVIKHYPDIHYIIPCYWNVQLSEHSLSEDCYHGEHQYKRFHYILYVLLMEVTWGQVIHWNSPLKTHVDIKHVEHFRHLHNIFMQLDGSQLRSPLLFCGQHDDVTSNISSKVNNSDHCWQFTQHTTLYRTHPYFIHYNYKQPAGHTDVTLVAQLSHDRLHMLEALCDHWEGPISLSLYLTDPEASHFLQLATSSPVISHRTNIAFHVVYKSINDAGFYPVNYMRNVALRHANTQYVFLSDIDFLPSYGLHDYLKGLVKDEISERKIFVIPAFETLRYRLEFPSDKLSLLRMLDEGTLYTFRYHVWKRGHSATDYAKWRTAVNPYKVEWSPDYEPYIVVRSDVPLYDTQFVGFGWNKVSHIMRLDAMGYQFHVIPDHFIIHIPHSPSLDISMFRSNPHYRQCLQRIKNQFQRNLVKEFGSDAFKYLTR; encoded by the exons ATGAAGCGAAGAGTCTTTGCTCGAAGGAGACAGCTAGTAACGTTCCTTCTAATCTGTGGCCTTCTCCTTAGCCTGTGGTATATATTTG GATCTGCACATCATATAGAACAACTTGATCGAGTTGTCAGTGACAGTAAACAAACCAGGCTGTCTTCACCGGGGAAGTTGCACACTGCTGCTTCAAACAACAATGTTAGCAATCAAAGTCGGATTTACAATTACTTTGATCTACCATTGACAACTGATAGCTGTCAG GTCATACACATTGCAATAGTTGTCGCAGGGTACAACACCAGCAGAGATGTCGTGGTGTTGATCAAGTCAATATTGTTCTATCGTCGTTCTCCTCTACATTTCCATTTCATTACAGATCAAATAGCTAGACACATACTCAACACTTTATTTCATTCATGGCAGTTACCATCAG TGAATACTAGCTACTACAAGGTGGATGATTATGCT GCTAGAGTGACAATGATAGACAATGCTCACTATTCTGGTGTGTATGGGCTAATGAAGTTGGTCCTCCCTGAAGCCCTGCCTGTATCCCTATCACAG GTGATAGTTCTTGACACTGATCTAACATTCACTACTGATGTTACCTTGTTATGGAGGATCATGTCAAAGATGAAAGGCCTTAGCAAG TTGTTAGGTTTAGTTGAGAACCAAAGTGACTGGTACCTGGGTACTCTCTGGAGGAACTATAAAGTGTGGCCAGCCATT GGAAGGGGGTTTAATACAGGAGTGATGTTGATGGACCTAACTGGCCTGAGATCCATCAACTGGTACCACACatggaacagtattgcaatGAGAGTGTTGAAGGTGAAGCAGTCAACTCCACTAGCTGATCAG GACATCATCAATGCAGTCATCAAACACTATCCTGATATACATTACATCATCCCTTGTTATTGGAATGTTCAGCTTAGTGAACACTCACTTAGTGAG GACTGTTACCATGGTGAACACCAGTATAAG aggttccactatatattGTACGTGCTACTAATGGAGGTCACATGGGGTCAGGTGATCCACTGGAACTCTCCATTAAAGACACATGTGGACATCAAACATGTTGAACATTTTCGTCATCTTCATAACATCTTCATGCAGCTGGATGGCAGTCAGTTAAG GTCACCTCTATTATTCTGTGGTCAACATGATGATGTCACCAGTAACATATCTTCTAAG GTTAACAACAGTGATCATTGCTGGCAgttcacacaacacactacactatacaggACACACCCCTACTTCATCCATTACAACTACAAACAG CCAGCAGGTCACACTGATGTCACGCTGGTAGCTCAATTGTCTCACGATCGTTTACACATGCTTGAGGCACTTTGTGACCACTGGGAGGGACCAATCAGTTTATCCTTATACCTCACTGACCCTGAGGCTAGCCACTTCTTACAACTAGCTACTAGCTCTCCTGTCATTAGTCACAGGACTAATATTGCATTTCATGTGGTGTACAAGTCGATCAATGATGCA GGGTTTTATCCTGTCAATTACATGCGCAATGTAGCCCTGAGGCATGCCAACACTCAATATGTGTTCTTATCTGATATTGATTTCTTGCCGAGCTATGGGCTCCATGATTATCTCAA AGGTTTAGTAAAAGATGAAATATCAGAGAGGAAGATATTTGTCATTCCAGCATTTGAGACACTTCGATATCGGCTAGAGTTTCCCAGTGATAAGCTTAGTTTATTGAGAATGTTGGATGAAGGGACTCTCTATACATTCAG GTACCATGTTTGGAAGAGAGGTCATTCTGCTACTGACTATGCCAAATGGAGAACAGCTGTAAATCCATATAAG GTGGAGTGGTCACCAGACTATGAGCCTTATATAGTAGTACGCAGTGATGTACCATTGTATGATACACAATTTGTCGGGTTTGGTTGGAACAAAGTATCTCACATCATGAGGCTGGATGCTATGGG GTATCAGTTTCATGTCATACCCGACCACTTTATCATTCACATACCACATTCTCCATCACTCGATATCTCCATGTTCCGTTCCAACCCTCACTACAGACA GTGTCTCCAGCGCATAAAGAATCAGTTCCAGCGTAACTTAGTGAAGGAGTTTGGTAGTGACGCCTTCAAATACCTCACCAGATAA
- the LOC136260023 gene encoding uncharacterized protein has translation MEGYDAKFHPPLEKRLECPICLLAQRDPMQTPCGHRFCAVCIQRALRETGPRCPVDNSKVLSSQLFYDNYAKREVLSLHVSCHGDDEGCNWNGELRELESHSQECQFILIDCPNGCLYKCNRKQMTLHTNDCPNKLLPCLTCSLHFSASKLEEHNVNCSKIKLPQSMLQSLEQNGETVQWSGVLHWMVMGREVQTSCFLATYNNRNHCHLCTSGWKNFIKVYPFVHPNIKSFLHQLRLSAGDMTPLNFYFLSTSQDPASTQFLQQLKRHTCSGVGFVDRVSTTGHNVMFFTWNDVRKKIAAFTVELRGPKLKELLNYLRRNKDTLHHRSVVQRPERAAYAQGPSSSGILPHHHQRAQSAANFPPPLLPSSQPPQGVQPYSSSSGILPDLLSWHMSQSLQPWSIQATAPTGSFFTFPATPPQFIPSNTYSSPYTFAPFPAIASHFPIGTLPALSTVPTAINLPYTGVAAVPQVPQVSNYVGALRSTMGDRPPEVQPHDQPTGDISVIPITRDIFLVGPHHNNPAAVNYSSNSNNREDMAAVVSNRRGGQFYHQQNQSPDVADSPSTSPERSEDISSPSSLASILMNSPSSLSTSPSMPVMSPSRSRTPSPSEAMSAGGNPLYCPEDGNTSSLTTRGHYYNGNDGSLPGPSTRNGEQLPVGHGSRGHASVIQRHSSVRNPANLQPPAPLSQHSVRPDVDHTPQHYHDQPVDPSPRQQQAAAVLASPLHTLATAAVIVEQNNLAAAAAAGTPRDHQVVGTVMPTRQLIGQQLPHLVAMGGVAVAHNTNNNQNSVVPPGASSTSDHQTTPPMIYHNYGRHFVDSRPQNESVNDSPVNFGLGSPSFVHNIFAWPTVAAAATPQGLATPPRMQGTQPLQNDLSSEIRPTGLWSNMMAAAAASMDIRNSVEQVRTTQ, from the exons ATGGAAGGCTACGACGCGAAATTCCATCCTCCGCTTGAAAAGCGACTCGAGTGCCCCATTTGTTTACTGGCTCAACGAGACCCAATGCAAACGCCGTGTGGACACCGCTTCTGTGCCGTGTGTATACAGAGAGCGTTAAG GGAGACTGGACCAAGATGTCCTGTGGATAATAGCAAGGTGTTGTCTAGTCAg TTGTTCTATGATAACTATGCCAAACGTGAAGTACTGTCACTACATGTCAGTTGTCATGGTGACGATGAAGGATGTAACTGGAACGGTGAACTCAGAGAATTGGAG TCCCACAGCCAAGAGTGTCAGTTCATATTAATCGACTGTCCTAATGGTTGTTTGTACAAGTGTAATCGCAAGCAGATGACGTTACACACTAATGATTGTCCCAATAAACTGCTACCTTGTTTAACCTGTAGCCTTCACTTCTCTGCTAGTAAACTAGAG GAACACAATGTCAACTGCTCCAAGATCAAACTACCCCAGTCCATGTTGCAGAGCTTGGAACAA AATGGGGAAACTGTACAATGGAGTGGAGTACTACATTGGATGGTAATG GGGCGTGAGGTACAAACAAGTTGTTTCTTGGCTACCTACAATAATCGCAACCACTGTCACTT ATGCACTTCAGGATGGAAAAACTTCATTAAAGTTTATCCATTTGTCCATCCCAACATCAAGTCATTCCTCCATCAACTAAGATTGTCAGCAGGGGACATGACTCCATTAAACTTCTACTTCCTCAGTACCTCACAGGACCCAGCCTCCACACAGTTCCTACAACAACTGAAGAGACATACA TGTTCTGGTGTTGGGTTTGTTGACCGAGTCTCCACCACTGGGCATAATGTCATGTTCTTCACATGGAACGATGTTCGTAAGAAGATAGCAGCGTTCACTGTGGAGCTGAGG ggACCCAAACTGAAGGAGTTATTG AACTACCTGAGGAGGAACAAGGATACCTTACATCATCGGTCTGTGGTACAGAGACCTGAGAGGGCGGCTTATGCTCAG GGACCATCCTCGTCGGGTATTCTCCCTCACCATCATCAACGTGCACAATCAGCAGCAAATTTTCCACCACCATTGCTGCCATCATCACAGCCACCACAAGGAGTTCAGCCATACTCCAGTTCCAGTGGAATATTGCCTGACCTCTTGTCCTGGCACATGTCACAGAGTCTACAGCCATGGTCAATACAGGCCACAGCTCCCACTGGATCATTCTTCACGTTCCCAGCCACTCCTCCTCAGTTCATTCCTTCAAACACGTACTCTTCACCATACACCTTTGCTCCATTTCCTGCCATCGCCTCTCATTTCCCAATTGGAACACTACCAGCTCTCTCTACTGTACCCACTGCCATCAACCTGCCCTATACTGGGGTAGCTGCTGTACCACAAGTCCCTCAAGTGTCTAACTACGTTGGAGCACTTCGCTCTACAATGGGAGATAGGCCACCAGAGGTGCAGCCTCATGACCAGCCTACAGGGGACATCAGTGTCATTCCTATCACAAGGGATATCTTCCTAGTAGGACCTCATCATAATAACCCAGCTGCAGTCAACTACAGTAGTAATTCTAACAATAGAGAAGACATGGCTGCAGTGGTCTCTAACAGAAGGGGTGGTCAGTTTTATCATCAGCAAAATCAATCACCTGATGTAGCTGACTCCCCGTCAACCTCACCAGAAAGAAGTGAAGATATTTCTTCTCCAAGTTCCCTGGCCTCCATTTTAATGAACTCCCCATCTTCATTATCAACGTCTCCATCGATGCCAGTGATGTCACCTTCACGTTCAAGGACCCCCAGTCCCTCTGAAGCAATGTCTGCAGGGGGAAACCCCTTATATTGCCCAGAGGATGGTAACACATCATCACTAACTACCAGAGGTCATTACTATAACGGCAATGATGGATCCCTTCCTGGACCATCTACAAGAAATGGAGAACAGCTACCTGTTGGTCATG GATCAAGAGGACACGCCTCTGTTATACAGAGACATTCATCAGTAAGGAATCCAGCCAATCTCCAGCCACCAGCACCATTGTCACAGCATTCAGTACGCCCAGATGTAGACCACACCCCTCAACATTACCATGATCAACCAGTTGACCCATCACCAAGGCAACAACAAGCAGCGGCAGTCCTAGCCTCACCATTACACACACTGGCTACAGCTGCTGTCATCGTGGAGCAGAACAACCTTGCTGCGGCCGCAGCTGCTGGTACTCCGAGGGATCATCAAGTAGTCGGCACTGTAATGCCAACTAGACAGTTGATTGGCCAGCAGTTGCCACACCTAGTAGCTATGGGGGGTGTGGCTGTAGCTCATAATACTAACAACAATCAGAACTCTGTTGTACCACCAGGGGCTTCATCCACCTCAGATCACCAGACCACCCCTCCTATGATCTACCACAATTATGGACGCCATTTTGTTGACAGTCGACCTCAAAATGAATCAGTAAATGATAGCCCAGTCAATTTTGGGCTGGGTTCCCCATCATTTGTGCACAACATATTTGCATGGCCTACTGTTGCTGCTGCAGCCACACCTCAGGGACTAGCCACACCCCCTAGGATGCAGGGCACACAACCACTACAAAATGACCTGTCTAGTGAGATCAGACCAACTGGACTATGGAGCAATATGATG GCAGCTGCTGCAGCTTCAATGGATATTAGGAACAGTGTTGAACAAGTGAGGACGACCCAGTGA
- the LOC136260027 gene encoding fatty acyl-CoA reductase 1-like, producing MSHFQETDSRMGVKEFYAGKGIFVTGATGFMGKVLVEKLLRSVPDIGVVYILVRQKRGKTSKERLEDLLSSRVFDVLKEQSSNWMEKIKMVEGALEQPDLGLSEEDLRHVSDEVSVVFHTAATIKFDAPLRESLDHNVVGLKHILDVARKIKKLEAFVHTSTAYCQCDRKHIDEVLYPCDFDPTHLLEAKKWMTDHQLELLSPTLVKDMPNTYTYTKKLAEEYLRKEASDLPITVVRPSIVGAAYKEPVDGWVDVITGSTGIIAAFGKGLLKVMKVDIGSIADIIPVDMVDNLIISAAWITAVDKPSSPLVYNFTALPTNACTWADLYSILTPYLTDNPFDQLFRRPYGSPSRPAFLYPIYHFFSHLIPAFVADLMLRLTGRKPQMMFIYSRLSKALNTLEYFTCNRWTWSRDNTEQLWSLMSPEDQELFNFNLHQVHLQSYFEGYCRGIKEFILKDDMTKIPQHRKQITRLRNIRYMFNLLVFIISARLVYLKSELARQIWGKLLNVFFKWLQFLQLPTQLLKI from the exons ATGTCCCACTTTCAGGAAACTGATTCGAGGATGGGCGTAAAGGAGTTCTACGCTGGGAAGGGGATCTTCGTAACCGGCGCGACCGGTTTTATGGGAAAAGTTCTAGTGGAAAAGTTACTACGCAGCGTGCCGGATATTGGCGTCGTGTACATACTAGTGAGACAGAAGCGCGGCAAGACGAGCAAGGAGCGGCTAGAAGACCTTCTATCCTCTAGA GTGTTTGATGTCCTGAAGGAGCAGTCGTCCAACTGGATGGAAAAGATTAAGATGGTGGAGGGAGCACTAGAACAGCCAGACCTTGGGTTGAGTGAGGAGGATCTTCGTCATGTTAGTGATGAAGTATCTGTGGTGTTCCATACAGCAGCCACCATCAAGTTTGATGCTCCACTGAG GGAGTCATTGGATCATAATGTAGTGGGGTTGAAACACATACTTGATGTGGCCAGGAAGATAAAGAAGTTAGAG GCATTTGTACACACCTCTACAGCTTATTGTCAGTGTGACAGGAAACACATCGATGAGGTGTTGTACCCTTGTGACTTTGATCCCACCCATCTGCTGGAGGCTAAGAA GTGGATGACAGACCACCAGTTGGAACTACTAAGTCCGACACTAGTCAAGGACATGCCCAACACGTACACGTATACTAAGAAATTAGCTGAAGAGTACCTGAGGAAGGAGGCCAGTGACCTGCCCATTACTGTTGTGAGACCATCCATTGTAGGAGCTGCTTACAAGGAACCAGTTGAT GGTTGGGTAGATGTGATCACTGGCTCTACAGGGATCATTGCTGCA TTTGGTAAAGGCTTGCTGAAGGTGATGAAGGTCGATATTGGATCAATAGCCGACATTATACCAGTTGATATGGTGGATAATCTGATCATCTCTGCTGCCTGGATCACTGCCGTtgacaa GCCATCCAGTCCACTGGTTTATAACTTCACTGCTCTACCAACCAACGCTTGTACCTGGGCTGATCTGT ACTCTATTCTCACTCCTTACCTTACCGACAACCCATTTGACCAGTTGTTTCGTCGACCATATGGCTCCCCATCACGTCCAGCCTTCCTCTACCCAATATATCACTTCTTCAGTCATCTTATACCAGCTTTTGTGGCTGACTTGATGTTGAGACTGACTGGCAGGAAACCACA GATGATGTTCATCTATAGCAGACTCAGTAAGGCACTGAATACATTAGAATACTTCACCTGCAATCGTTGGACG TGGAGCAGAGACAACACAGAACAGTTGTGGTCCTTGATGAGCCCAGAGGATCAGGAACTGTTCAACTTCAATCTCCACCAGGTACACTTACAAAGTTACTTTGAGGGATACTGTCGAGGAATCAAAGAGTTTATACTGAAAGATGACATGACCAAGATACCACAACATCGTAAACAGATCACTAG GTTACGCAACATCCGCTACATGTTCAACTTGTTGGTCTTCATAATATCAGCCAGACTGGTCTACCTCAAGTCAGAACTAGCCAGACAGATATGGGGAAAACTACTAAATGTGTTCTTCAAGTGGTTACAATTCCTTCAGCTACCTACCCAGCTGCTTAAAATATAA